In Gemmatimonadota bacterium, the following are encoded in one genomic region:
- a CDS encoding DUF1854 domain-containing protein, giving the protein MPDEPGVDAPDTFEFETGIENAPVEPYQPHEIRVFRAPKNTVRMTVRDERSYIRVRPVQASPLAHTDQYVSLLDIKNEEVAFIRNMNDLDETSRSVIEEELAHRYLRATIERINSIQMEYGVTYWDVMTDRGKREFVIRGHENTHWASDTRLLLTDVDGNRFEVVDYTRLDPHSIQLIETNV; this is encoded by the coding sequence ATGCCGGATGAACCTGGCGTGGACGCGCCGGATACCTTTGAATTCGAAACAGGAATAGAGAACGCCCCCGTCGAACCCTACCAGCCCCACGAGATCCGGGTCTTCCGCGCGCCTAAGAACACGGTGCGCATGACGGTCCGCGACGAGCGGTCCTACATCCGCGTCCGGCCGGTTCAGGCCTCGCCCCTGGCCCACACTGATCAGTACGTGTCGCTGCTGGACATCAAGAACGAGGAAGTGGCCTTCATTCGGAACATGAACGATCTGGATGAAACTTCGCGTAGCGTCATAGAGGAAGAACTTGCTCACCGTTATCTTCGCGCGACGATCGAACGTATAAACTCCATACAGATGGAATACGGCGTCACCTACTGGGACGTCATGACCGACCGGGGCAAGCGCGAGTTCGTCATCCGCGGCCACGAGAACACCCACTGGGCGTCGGACACGCGGCTTTTGCTCACCGACGTCGACGGCAACCGGTTCGAGGTCGTGGATTACACCCGCCTGGATCCCCACAGCATCCAGTTGATCGAGACCAACGTGTGA